In one Silene latifolia isolate original U9 population chromosome 10, ASM4854445v1, whole genome shotgun sequence genomic region, the following are encoded:
- the LOC141607895 gene encoding uncharacterized protein LOC141607895, translating to MKIFCWNCRGLGAADDPTIPFLLRSARQYHPPILFLQETLTTIAQASSRTPCLGLPNFCGVDSIGRSGGLLLRWDNSVVLTPISLDPHYIFCNIAISKPPCKNHVMYVLFIYGEARFEYRQSLWNRITALISGVTPLLLMGDFNQIELFSDKLGGTSVIRGQRDFIAWKFSHGLVDLPFFGPRFTWMNDQLHSATIFERLDRAYANQDWCQLFPNASITNLPIFVSDHAPIILSMSPETSSRRRPYRIDNWCLNHPEVKQLVPGTYLLLALPCMWYHANLQLHAIQFCNGYDIIVFLAGLTGLILRRIWI from the coding sequence ATGAAGATCTTTTGCTGGAATTGTAGGGGGCTAGGTGCTGCGGATGATCCTACAATTCCTTTCTTACTCAGAAGCGCCCGCCAATATCATCCGCCGATTTTGTTTTTGCAAGAAACTTTGACTACAATTGCCCAAGCATCATCTCGCACACCGTGTCTGGGCCTACCTAACTTTTGTGGTGTAGACTCAATAGGACGTAGTGGTGGCCTCCTTTTGCGTTGGGATAACTCGGTTGTTTTAACTCCCATATCGTTAGACCCCCATTATATTTTCTGTAACATAGCCATCTCTAAGCCACCTTGTAAAAATCATGTAATGTATGTTTTATTTATATATGGAGAAGCAAGGTTTGAGTATCGACAGTCTTTGTGGAACCGGATAACAGCTTTAATCTCCGGTGTTACTCCTTTACTTTTGATGGGTGACTTTAATCAAATTGAATTATTTTCTGATAAGCTTGGCGGTACCAGTGTCATCCGTGGACAAAGGGATTTCATAGCGTGGAAATTCTCACATGGACTTGTAGATCTTCCATTTTTTGGTCCCCgatttacatggatgaacgatCAGCTTCACTCAGCTACTATTTTTGAACGGCTAGACCGTGCTTACGCTAATCAAGATTGGTGCCAGCTTTTTCCGAACGCTTCAATCACCAACCTGCCCATCTTTGTTTCCGATCACGCACCTATTATCCTTTCCATGTCCCCAGAAACATCATCCCGACGACGGCCATATCGAATTGATAATTGGTGCTTAAATCACCCTGAAGTCAAGCAACTTGTTCCTGGAACATACCTTTTGTTGGCTCTTCCATGTATGTGGTATCACGCAAACTTGCAACTGCACGCCATTCAATTTTGCAATGGGTACGACATCATCGTGTTTCTTGCGGGATTAACTGGTCTGATATTGAGGCGAATCTGGATTTAA